In the genome of Chryseobacterium arthrosphaerae, one region contains:
- a CDS encoding Crp/Fnr family transcriptional regulator, translated as MVIDENILHSAGAEVRDYKPAENIFCEGDTPNYYYQIIKGEVKLNNYNEEGKEFIQNILTEGQSCGEAILFIDKPYPMNAEALTECSVLRLHKSIFFNLLSHSPKLCMEVSSFLSQRLYYKFIMMLNISSQNPAIRLKGLMDYLKSFQDDVTPYSFMVPLTRQQMASLTGLCVETAIRTIKHMEKDKILKIENRKILY; from the coding sequence ATGGTTATCGACGAAAACATTTTACATTCAGCGGGAGCGGAAGTAAGAGACTATAAGCCTGCAGAAAATATTTTCTGCGAAGGAGATACCCCGAATTATTATTATCAGATTATTAAAGGAGAGGTGAAACTCAATAATTATAATGAGGAGGGTAAAGAATTTATACAAAACATACTCACAGAAGGACAAAGTTGCGGGGAAGCTATACTTTTTATAGACAAACCTTACCCCATGAATGCAGAAGCACTTACTGAATGCAGTGTTCTGCGCCTTCATAAATCCATTTTTTTTAATTTACTCAGCCATTCCCCTAAGTTGTGCATGGAAGTCAGCAGCTTTCTTTCTCAACGCCTTTATTACAAATTCATTATGATGCTGAATATTTCTTCACAGAATCCGGCTATCCGGCTGAAAGGGCTGATGGATTATCTTAAGAGTTTTCAGGACGATGTAACCCCTTATTCTTTCATGGTTCCATTGACCAGGCAGCAGATGGCAAGTCTTACAGGCCTCTGCGTGGAAACGGCTATAAGAACTATAAAGCATATGGAGAAAGATAAAATCCTTAAAATTGAAAATCGTAAAATTCTGTATTAA
- a CDS encoding KGG domain-containing protein — MNTRNSRNRSSRGHSPENLEEVYQLGYDHGYNDASQDEDYDDDFSEYEDYFDEYDDEDDYDEDYDDDDYDDDDYDDDYDDEDDDDEDDQRGRSGGRGSRGGNGNQQRDSQGRFTSGRGGSRGNSGGSRGRSSSGSGSRSGGRGRSSSGDGTSRRGFASMSKAERTRIARMGGQASHGGGRSSGSGSGSRSGSNSGRGGSRSGSNNGSGRSSNSNSNSGSSRRGFAAMSKADRTRIARMGGQASHGGGRSSGRSGFGGRRNS, encoded by the coding sequence ATGAACACTAGAAATTCAAGAAATCGTAGCTCAAGAGGACATTCTCCTGAAAACCTTGAAGAAGTTTATCAATTAGGTTATGACCATGGTTATAACGATGCATCGCAAGATGAAGATTACGACGATGATTTTTCAGAATATGAAGATTACTTCGATGAATATGACGACGAAGATGATTATGATGAGGATTACGACGACGACGATTATGATGACGATGATTACGATGATGATTATGACGACGAAGATGACGATGACGAAGATGATCAAAGAGGCCGTAGCGGTGGAAGAGGATCCCGAGGAGGAAACGGAAACCAGCAAAGAGACAGCCAGGGAAGATTTACTTCCGGAAGAGGCGGATCAAGAGGTAATTCCGGTGGCTCCCGTGGGCGTTCGAGTTCTGGTTCTGGTTCCAGATCCGGCGGCAGAGGCAGGTCATCATCAGGAGATGGTACCTCAAGGAGAGGTTTTGCTTCTATGAGTAAAGCTGAGCGTACAAGAATAGCCAGGATGGGAGGTCAGGCTTCTCATGGTGGCGGACGTTCTTCAGGCTCGGGTTCCGGCTCAAGGTCAGGTTCAAACTCAGGAAGAGGAGGCTCCAGATCAGGAAGTAATAATGGCTCAGGACGTAGTTCAAACTCAAACTCAAATTCCGGCTCTTCAAGAAGAGGTTTTGCTGCGATGAGCAAAGCAGACCGTACAAGAATAGCCAGAATGGGAGGACAGGCATCTCACGGCGGCGGACGATCTTCCGGAAGATCCGGATTCGGAGGCAGACGTAATTCATAA
- a CDS encoding YciE/YciF ferroxidase family protein: MPNKILETNTAVSAKKGTADKKTIKEDEMKNSPLHQFFVSALKDIYYAENAILEALVKMQDAATSEDLKDAFEDHHLQTQKHVKRLEKVFKLIDEEPEKKECKAIKGIIEEGEEVIKSTEDGSSTRDVALIIAAQKVEHYEIATYGGLAQLAITMGHDKAADLLERTLQEEEDTDAELTEIAETSINFDAEQED; encoded by the coding sequence ATGCCAAATAAAATTCTAGAAACAAATACTGCAGTTTCTGCCAAAAAAGGAACCGCAGACAAGAAAACCATCAAGGAGGATGAAATGAAAAATTCTCCGCTTCACCAATTTTTTGTGAGCGCCCTTAAAGACATTTACTATGCTGAAAATGCCATCCTTGAAGCATTGGTGAAAATGCAGGATGCGGCTACTTCAGAAGATCTTAAAGATGCTTTCGAAGACCACCATCTTCAAACCCAAAAGCATGTGAAACGTCTTGAAAAAGTTTTCAAACTGATTGATGAAGAACCAGAAAAAAAAGAATGCAAAGCTATAAAAGGAATAATCGAAGAAGGAGAAGAAGTCATCAAATCTACTGAAGATGGTTCCTCAACAAGAGATGTTGCATTGATTATTGCGGCACAGAAAGTAGAGCATTACGAAATCGCCACTTATGGAGGACTGGCCCAGCTGGCCATCACCATGGGACACGATAAAGCCGCAGACCTTCTTGAAAGAACCCTTCAGGAGGAAGAAGATACTGATGCCGAACTTACGGAGATTGCAGAAACATCCATCAATTTTGATGCAGAACAGGAAGACTAA
- a CDS encoding catalase — protein MNMKTNEPNNPKTEQLSLHTTSNENEKLTTNQGLKINNNQDSLKAGERGPSLLEDFILREKITHFDHERIPERVVHARGSGAHGVFKLTKSLAEYTKAKFLTELGKETPVFVRFSTVAGSKGSTDLARDVRGFAIKFYTEEGNYDLVANNMPVFFIQDAIKFPDLIHAVKPEPDNEIPQAASAHDTFWDFISLMPESMHMIMWLMSDRAIPRSLRMMEGFGVHSFKFINEEGKVHFVKFHFKPRLGVHSVAWNEAQTISGVDPDFHKRDLWEAIENGDYPEWDFGVQLIPEEDEHRFDFDLLDPTKLVPEEEVPVEIFGTLTLNKNPDNFFAETEQVAFHPGHIIPGIDFTNDPLLQGRLFSYTDTQLSRLGSPNFHEIPINRSINTVHNNQREGHMRQQIVKGKSSYEPNSTGGGCPFQAMMSEGGFVSQEERVSGAKVRERSKSFVDHYSQAKLFYNSQSTPEKMHLQKALIFELSKVTLPEVRERLVGQLAYIDMTLAWRVAEKLGVEVKKLEWPNQSLPADSNIVELQSEEKEPHTKISEALSMAGTVKNTIKSRKIGFILANGADGKAVNDLKTQLEKEGARIELIAPSLANIRTNDGSELIPKHSLTSTASVCFDALFICSGEDSVKELLIPENKHLVLHFINEAYKHCKAIYFGNDTEALYHNSNVAQKKHEDPAIITWEDKTPMDKFVNAIAQHRVWDLEMERNA, from the coding sequence ATGAATATGAAAACCAACGAACCAAACAACCCAAAAACAGAACAGTTAAGTTTACACACCACGTCGAATGAAAATGAAAAACTGACAACTAACCAGGGACTGAAGATCAATAATAATCAGGACTCTCTGAAAGCCGGTGAAAGAGGCCCTTCATTATTGGAAGACTTCATTCTGAGAGAAAAAATCACCCATTTTGATCATGAACGTATCCCTGAAAGAGTAGTACATGCCCGAGGCTCGGGAGCCCACGGTGTTTTTAAGCTTACTAAAAGCCTTGCTGAATATACCAAAGCAAAGTTTTTAACCGAATTAGGAAAAGAAACCCCTGTTTTTGTAAGATTTTCAACCGTTGCCGGAAGCAAAGGAAGTACTGACCTGGCAAGAGATGTGCGGGGATTTGCTATTAAATTCTACACCGAAGAAGGAAATTATGACCTTGTAGCCAATAATATGCCTGTATTTTTTATCCAGGATGCTATTAAATTTCCTGATCTGATACATGCCGTAAAACCTGAGCCGGATAACGAAATCCCACAAGCCGCTTCCGCCCATGATACCTTCTGGGATTTTATTTCCCTGATGCCTGAAAGCATGCATATGATCATGTGGCTTATGAGTGACAGGGCGATCCCGAGAAGCCTCAGAATGATGGAAGGCTTCGGAGTGCATTCTTTCAAATTTATTAATGAAGAAGGAAAGGTACATTTCGTGAAATTTCATTTTAAACCCAGACTTGGAGTGCATTCTGTAGCATGGAATGAAGCTCAGACCATTTCAGGAGTTGATCCGGATTTCCATAAAAGAGACTTATGGGAAGCCATTGAAAACGGAGACTATCCTGAATGGGATTTTGGAGTACAGCTGATCCCTGAAGAAGATGAGCACCGGTTCGATTTTGACCTTCTGGATCCCACCAAATTAGTCCCGGAAGAAGAAGTTCCCGTAGAAATCTTCGGAACATTAACCCTGAACAAAAATCCTGATAATTTCTTTGCAGAAACCGAACAGGTTGCTTTTCACCCCGGTCATATTATTCCGGGAATCGATTTTACCAACGATCCACTGCTGCAGGGAAGATTATTTTCATATACCGACACCCAGCTGTCACGCCTGGGCTCTCCCAATTTTCATGAAATTCCGATCAATAGATCAATCAATACCGTTCACAATAATCAGAGAGAGGGGCACATGAGACAGCAGATCGTGAAAGGAAAAAGCAGCTATGAACCCAATTCCACCGGTGGCGGATGCCCTTTCCAGGCAATGATGTCCGAAGGTGGCTTTGTTTCCCAGGAGGAAAGGGTTTCAGGAGCTAAAGTAAGGGAAAGAAGCAAAAGCTTTGTAGACCATTATTCACAGGCGAAGCTATTTTACAACAGCCAGTCGACCCCTGAGAAAATGCACCTGCAGAAAGCGCTGATCTTTGAGCTGTCAAAAGTAACACTTCCCGAAGTAAGAGAAAGACTGGTAGGGCAGCTTGCTTATATTGATATGACACTGGCCTGGAGAGTAGCCGAAAAGCTGGGAGTAGAAGTAAAAAAACTGGAATGGCCCAACCAGAGTCTGCCTGCTGACAGCAATATTGTAGAACTTCAGAGTGAAGAAAAAGAGCCCCATACAAAAATCTCCGAAGCATTGAGCATGGCCGGTACGGTTAAAAATACTATTAAAAGCAGAAAAATAGGATTTATTCTTGCCAATGGTGCTGATGGTAAAGCCGTTAATGACCTTAAAACCCAGCTGGAAAAAGAAGGAGCAAGAATAGAACTGATTGCGCCAAGTCTTGCGAACATCAGGACCAATGACGGATCTGAACTTATCCCTAAACATTCTTTGACAAGTACTGCCAGTGTATGTTTTGATGCCCTTTTCATCTGTTCTGGAGAAGATTCGGTAAAAGAACTCCTGATTCCTGAAAATAAACACCTTGTATTGCACTTTATCAATGAAGCTTATAAGCATTGTAAGGCCATTTATTTCGGAAATGATACAGAAGCTCTTTACCATAACAGTAACGTTGCCCAGAAAAAACATGAAGACCCGGCAATCATTACCTGGGAAGACAAAACTCCGATGGATAAATTCGTTAATGCTATTGCCCAACACAGAGTCTGGGATCTTGAAATGGA